A region from the Gemmatimonadaceae bacterium genome encodes:
- a CDS encoding NAD(P)H-dependent oxidoreductase, which translates to MSVLLLNGALGPDPLLDDLAARLRHDFEVRGATVETVLLRIESIAWCQGCFACWTHTPGTCKIHDVGRDLARDFAQADTVVLLTPSRFGSYSSESKKLLDRTMSMLLPFFRRLDGETHHRPRYETRPRFGVLAVLEHADFDDAATLRVLAERNAVNFAAPAHHTEVISRHQSHGVALAACDRLVDTLSATPSPRAPARHPDALLPAMARRAAAAPPREALVLVGSAKPRGESTSEALGMELLERLALQGVNGRIAHVHRDANDPRSLATLVASVRSVDLLVLATPVYIDALPWLMTRALEAIADDRRGLFDPPPLAVAMIANCGFPEARHCAVARTIGALFARDALATWAGALQLGGGELMHGRALPEAGHLLARLAPALDRAARALAAGDRLGDDEILAFQDPLVPRLAYTAVDGAGWLWTAAHEGAVLRLWERPDRQKAYT; encoded by the coding sequence ATGTCTGTGCTGCTGCTCAACGGGGCCCTCGGCCCCGACCCGCTCCTCGACGATCTGGCCGCGCGTCTGCGTCATGACTTCGAAGTCCGCGGCGCGACCGTGGAGACCGTGTTGCTCCGCATCGAGTCGATCGCGTGGTGTCAGGGCTGCTTCGCCTGTTGGACGCACACGCCCGGCACCTGCAAGATCCACGACGTCGGGCGAGACCTGGCGCGCGACTTCGCGCAGGCCGACACGGTGGTGCTGCTCACGCCGTCACGGTTCGGCAGCTATTCCTCGGAGAGCAAGAAGCTCCTCGATCGCACGATGAGCATGCTGCTGCCATTCTTCCGGCGCCTCGATGGTGAGACCCATCATCGCCCCCGGTACGAGACCCGCCCGCGCTTCGGCGTCCTCGCGGTGCTCGAGCACGCCGACTTCGACGACGCCGCGACCCTGCGCGTCCTCGCGGAGCGCAACGCGGTGAATTTCGCCGCCCCGGCGCATCACACCGAGGTCATCAGCCGGCATCAGTCGCACGGCGTGGCGCTCGCCGCCTGTGACCGTCTGGTTGACACGCTCTCCGCCACGCCCAGCCCCCGGGCACCGGCGCGACATCCCGATGCGCTCCTGCCGGCCATGGCCCGGCGCGCCGCCGCAGCGCCGCCCCGCGAAGCGCTGGTGCTGGTGGGCAGCGCCAAGCCCCGTGGCGAAAGCACGTCCGAAGCACTCGGGATGGAGCTGCTCGAGCGACTGGCGCTTCAGGGCGTGAACGGCCGGATCGCGCACGTGCACCGCGACGCCAACGACCCGCGCAGCCTCGCCACGCTGGTCGCCTCGGTGCGCTCCGTGGATCTGCTCGTGCTGGCAACGCCGGTGTACATCGACGCCTTGCCATGGCTCATGACGCGCGCGCTGGAAGCGATCGCCGATGACCGCCGCGGCCTTTTCGACCCGCCCCCGCTCGCCGTGGCGATGATCGCCAATTGCGGGTTCCCCGAAGCCCGCCACTGCGCCGTCGCGCGGACAATCGGCGCGTTGTTCGCGCGCGATGCGCTCGCCACCTGGGCCGGCGCGCTCCAGCTCGGCGGCGGCGAACTCATGCACGGCCGCGCGCTCCCCGAGGCCGGACACCTGCTGGCCCGCCTCGCGCCCGCTCTCGATCGCGCCGCCCGTGCGCTCGCCGCCGGCGACCGACTCGGCGATGACGAGATCCTCGCCTTCCAGGACCCCCTCGTGCCCAGGCTCGCCTACACCGCCGTGGACGGCGCGGGCTGGCTGTGGACGGCGGCGCATGAGGGGGCGGTTTTGCGGTTGTGGGAGAGACCGGACCGGCAAAAAGCGTATACGTGA